In Hyphomicrobiales bacterium, a single window of DNA contains:
- a CDS encoding DNA polymerase III subunit gamma/tau, which translates to MPAYRVLARKYRPTDFSALIGQEALVRTLTNAFATGRVAQAYMLTGVRGVGKTTTARLIARALNYPPGPAIDMPEMTPQCEAILESRHMDVIEMDAASNTGVDNMREIIDSVRYAPVQARMKVYIIDEVHMLSKSAFNALLKTLEEPPPHVKFIFATTEIRKVPVTILSRCQRFDLKRLDATLLMQHYGRIAKLENAEVEEEALRMIARAAEGSVRDGLSLLDQAIAYGDGTVKADDVGNMLGLIDRSRVIELFDAVMGGDPARALAELAQQFEGGGDPETILTDMADFVHWVTRLRLVKDSALMDGARTEAEKTRGLAFAEKLAVPMLSRAWQMLLKGIQETATAANPMQSAEMVLIRLAHAVEVPPADELARIAKSGAAPASNVKSLPLRGEGNGASASAAGNGAGLAAALSPAPQSPPPASPREPVAFADFAGLVKYVSDRRDVKLKTELERHVRPISVSEGRIEFALERDAPAGLANELMRKLEAWTGRRTLVTVAREGGAEPILKQRKSAEAVALQEARELPAVQAILKTFPGAEITSVREPQPLPTFTPEEPDEESR; encoded by the coding sequence ATGCCCGCCTACCGTGTGCTGGCGCGCAAGTACCGCCCCACGGATTTCTCCGCCCTCATCGGGCAGGAGGCGCTGGTGCGCACCCTCACCAATGCCTTCGCCACCGGCCGCGTGGCCCAGGCCTACATGCTCACCGGCGTGCGCGGCGTCGGCAAGACGACGACGGCCCGGCTGATCGCCCGGGCGCTGAACTATCCGCCCGGCCCCGCAATCGACATGCCCGAGATGACGCCCCAGTGCGAGGCGATCCTCGAATCCCGCCACATGGACGTGATCGAGATGGACGCCGCCTCCAACACCGGCGTCGACAACATGCGCGAGATCATCGACTCGGTGCGCTATGCGCCGGTGCAGGCGCGCATGAAGGTCTACATCATCGACGAAGTGCACATGCTCTCGAAGAGCGCCTTCAACGCGCTCCTGAAGACGCTGGAAGAACCGCCGCCGCACGTGAAGTTCATCTTCGCGACAACGGAAATCCGCAAGGTTCCCGTCACCATCCTCTCGCGCTGCCAGCGCTTCGACCTGAAGCGCCTCGATGCCACGCTGCTGATGCAGCACTACGGCCGCATCGCCAAACTCGAAAACGCCGAGGTGGAGGAGGAGGCGCTGCGCATGATCGCGCGCGCCGCCGAAGGCTCGGTGCGCGACGGCCTCTCGCTGCTCGACCAGGCCATCGCCTATGGCGACGGCACGGTGAAGGCCGATGATGTGGGCAACATGCTGGGCCTCATCGACCGCAGCCGCGTGATCGAACTCTTCGATGCGGTGATGGGGGGCGACCCGGCCCGCGCCCTCGCCGAACTGGCGCAACAATTCGAAGGCGGCGGCGATCCCGAAACCATCCTCACCGACATGGCGGACTTCGTGCACTGGGTCACGCGCCTGCGCCTCGTCAAGGACAGCGCCCTGATGGACGGCGCGCGCACCGAGGCCGAGAAGACGCGCGGCCTCGCCTTTGCCGAGAAACTCGCCGTGCCCATGCTCTCGCGCGCCTGGCAGATGCTTTTGAAGGGCATTCAGGAAACGGCAACCGCCGCCAACCCCATGCAATCCGCCGAGATGGTGCTGATCCGCCTCGCCCATGCCGTCGAAGTGCCGCCCGCCGATGAACTGGCGCGCATCGCGAAATCGGGCGCCGCGCCGGCCTCCAACGTGAAGTCTCTGCCGCTGCGCGGCGAGGGCAACGGGGCCTCCGCCTCCGCCGCCGGAAATGGCGCAGGCCTTGCGGCTGCATTGTCGCCCGCACCGCAATCCCCGCCGCCCGCATCGCCGCGCGAGCCCGTGGCCTTCGCCGACTTCGCAGGCCTTGTGAAATACGTGAGCGACCGGCGCGACGTGAAGCTGAAGACCGAACTGGAACGTCACGTCCGCCCCATCTCGGTGAGCGAGGGCCGCATCGAATTCGCGCTGGAACGCGATGCGCCCGCCGGCCTCGCCAATGAACTGATGCGCAAGCTCGAAGCCTGGACCGGCCGCCGCACCCTCGTCACCGTGGCGCGCGAGGGCGGCGCCGAGCCGATCCTGAAACAGCGCAAGTCGGCCGAGGCCGTGGCGCTCCAGGAAGCGCGCGAACTGCCCGCCGTGCAGGCGATCCTCAAGACCTTCCCCGGCGCCGAGATCACGAGCGTCAGGGAACCGCAACCTCTCCCCACCTTCACACCGGAAGAACCAGATGAAGAATCTCGCTGA
- the recR gene encoding recombination protein RecR — translation MKRQAGPELEKLIQLLARLPGLGPRSARRAVLHLIKNREKLFDPLTLALEDARHKVSQCSVCGNVDTVDPCSICRDPRRDKSLICVIEDVGDLWALERAGAWTGLYHVLGGTLSALGGVRPEDLSIGGLLDRVGDGSVKEVVLATNATVEGQTTAHYITERLKEKGIATSRLAHGVPVGGELDYLDEGTLTQALRARRPL, via the coding sequence ATGAAGCGCCAGGCCGGGCCTGAACTTGAAAAGCTGATCCAGCTCCTCGCCCGCCTGCCGGGCCTGGGGCCGCGCTCGGCCCGCCGCGCCGTGCTGCACCTGATCAAGAACCGCGAGAAGCTGTTCGATCCCCTCACGCTGGCGCTGGAGGATGCCCGCCACAAGGTGTCGCAATGTTCGGTCTGCGGTAATGTCGATACCGTCGATCCCTGTTCCATCTGCCGCGACCCGCGCCGCGACAAGAGCCTCATCTGCGTGATCGAGGATGTGGGCGACCTCTGGGCGCTGGAGCGCGCCGGCGCCTGGACGGGGCTTTACCATGTCCTCGGCGGTACGCTCTCGGCGCTGGGCGGCGTGCGCCCCGAAGACCTCTCGATTGGCGGCCTCCTTGATCGCGTGGGCGATGGCAGCGTGAAGGAAGTCGTGCTCGCCACCAACGCCACCGTCGAAGGCCAGACCACGGCCCACTACATCACCGAACGCCTGAAGGAAAAGGGCATCGCCACCTCGCGCCTCGCCCATGGCGTGCCGGTGGGTGGCGAACTGGATTACCTCGACGAAGGCACCCTCACCCAGGCGCTGCGGGCCCGCCGCCCGCTTTGA
- a CDS encoding YbaB/EbfC family nucleoid-associated protein, with protein MKNLADIMKQVQSMQSKMTDMQAKLEATTVTGQSGGGLVKVTLNGKGVLTGLDIDASLMKADEKDILEDLIVAAHADAKSKAEAAAAEEMKSVTGGLPLPPGLKLPF; from the coding sequence ATGAAGAATCTCGCTGACATCATGAAACAGGTCCAGTCCATGCAGTCGAAGATGACCGACATGCAGGCGAAGCTGGAGGCAACCACCGTCACCGGCCAGTCCGGCGGCGGCCTGGTCAAGGTCACGCTCAACGGCAAGGGCGTGCTCACCGGCCTCGACATCGATGCCTCGCTGATGAAGGCCGACGAGAAGGACATCCTCGAAGACCTGATCGTCGCCGCCCACGCCGATGCCAAGTCCAAGGCCGAAGCTGCGGCGGCGGAAGAAATGAAATCCGTGACCGGCGGCCTGCCGCTTCCGCCCGGACTGAAGCTGCCGTTCTGA
- a CDS encoding VWA domain-containing protein codes for MFNFRKTLRRLWNNERGDTAILFALSAIPVLLAAGAGIDYANYNSAATHMQSALDAAALAGAAASGKTDTERATIAEASFDANMARGAAGGYGTTTDFRVESGTFKADATLAVPMSFMRVAGISEINAKASAEVGLASMKQAEIAMVLDYSGSMGDISGTKVKYIAMRDAATKLVTDLTAASPGKVKFGLVPFSHHVYVTLPKAYVKGATGTGNWTGCTQDRKYPYNLTNATPTSDVDTKWNQPVAPDHASDGCSGYAANKLIVKPLTTDSTAVKTQLAAMKPYAWTHIALGVEFGYHLLSDNMPFNEGVSFSDPDTQKFMIVLTDGMQTEPAFGPGTSRNVSQGEKNLAKLCSNAKADGIRIITLAFDLDDTTTRARLKACASDAKSFFIANDDTDLSAAFEEIKTAVASEIYLKK; via the coding sequence ATGTTTAACTTCCGCAAGACCCTTCGCCGGTTGTGGAACAACGAGCGCGGCGACACGGCCATCCTCTTTGCCCTCAGTGCCATTCCGGTGCTGCTCGCCGCCGGTGCGGGCATCGACTACGCCAACTACAACAGCGCCGCGACGCACATGCAGTCGGCGCTGGATGCCGCCGCCCTCGCGGGCGCTGCCGCCTCGGGCAAGACCGACACCGAGCGCGCCACCATCGCCGAAGCCTCCTTCGATGCCAACATGGCGCGCGGTGCCGCGGGCGGCTACGGCACCACCACCGACTTCCGCGTCGAGTCCGGCACCTTCAAGGCCGATGCAACACTGGCCGTGCCCATGTCCTTCATGCGCGTCGCTGGCATTTCCGAAATCAATGCCAAGGCCTCGGCCGAGGTCGGCCTTGCCAGCATGAAGCAGGCCGAGATTGCCATGGTGCTGGATTATTCCGGCTCCATGGGCGACATCTCCGGCACCAAGGTCAAGTACATCGCCATGCGCGATGCCGCGACGAAGCTGGTGACCGATCTCACCGCCGCAAGCCCCGGCAAGGTGAAGTTCGGCCTCGTTCCGTTCTCGCATCATGTCTACGTGACGCTGCCCAAGGCCTATGTGAAGGGTGCCACCGGCACGGGCAACTGGACGGGCTGCACGCAGGACCGCAAGTATCCCTACAACCTCACCAATGCCACGCCGACGAGCGACGTGGACACCAAGTGGAACCAGCCGGTCGCCCCTGACCATGCCTCCGACGGCTGCAGCGGCTATGCCGCCAACAAGCTCATCGTGAAACCGCTGACGACCGACAGCACCGCAGTGAAGACGCAACTCGCCGCCATGAAGCCCTACGCCTGGACGCACATCGCGCTGGGCGTCGAGTTCGGCTACCATCTGCTTTCCGACAACATGCCCTTTAACGAGGGCGTGTCGTTCAGCGACCCCGACACGCAGAAGTTCATGATCGTGCTGACCGACGGCATGCAGACGGAACCAGCCTTCGGTCCGGGAACGTCTCGCAACGTCTCGCAGGGCGAGAAGAATCTCGCCAAGCTGTGCAGCAACGCCAAGGCCGATGGCATCCGCATCATCACGTTGGCCTTCGACCTCGACGACACCACGACGCGCGCCCGCCTCAAGGCCTGCGCCAGCGATGCCAAGAGCTTCTTCATCGCCAACGATGACACCGACCTCTCCGCCGCTTTCGAGGAAATCAAGACGGCAGTGGCAAGCGAGATCTACCTGAAGAAGTGA